One window of the Streptomyces asoensis genome contains the following:
- a CDS encoding DUF5999 family protein, with amino-acid sequence MCQHQPPCPTATSADRESARLMAHHPEQGWSLLCNGVLLFEDTGELLPDGRVIAPHRVVTAA; translated from the coding sequence ATGTGCCAGCACCAGCCACCGTGCCCGACAGCGACCTCAGCCGACCGGGAGTCCGCGCGCCTCATGGCGCACCACCCGGAGCAGGGCTGGAGCCTGCTGTGCAACGGCGTCCTGCTCTTCGAGGACACCGGTGAGCTCCTGCCGGACGGCCGGGTCATCGCCCCCCACCGGGTCGTGACCGCCGCCTGA
- a CDS encoding LacI family DNA-binding transcriptional regulator: MTADDTVPASRGRITITEIARQAGVSVPTVSRVVNGRSDVSPGTRARVEDLLRLHGYRKRPAAARTRAALLDLVFNDLDSPWAVEIIRGVEEIAHAAGVGTVVSAIHGRSGDAREWMRNLRARASDGVILVTSALEPTLHEQLRILGVPLVVVDPMGSPAVDTPTIGAANWAGGLAATEHLLSLGHRRIGLIAGPPRLLCSRARYDGYRAALEAAGLTVDETLVVPGDFRPESGFTGCTALLGLPEPPTAVFAASDQMALGAIEALRRRGLRAPEDMSVVGFDDLPEVRWSAPPLTTVRQPLADMGKLAARTVLSLARGERPDSPRVELGTELVVRSSTAPPRGAS, from the coding sequence GTGACAGCGGACGACACCGTGCCCGCGTCCCGGGGCAGAATCACGATCACGGAGATCGCCCGCCAGGCCGGCGTCTCGGTGCCGACCGTGTCCCGGGTCGTCAACGGCCGCTCCGACGTCTCGCCGGGAACCCGGGCCCGGGTCGAGGACCTGTTGCGGCTGCACGGCTACCGCAAGCGCCCCGCCGCCGCCCGCACCCGGGCCGCACTGCTCGACCTGGTATTCAACGACCTCGACAGCCCCTGGGCGGTGGAGATCATCCGAGGGGTCGAGGAGATCGCCCACGCGGCCGGGGTGGGCACCGTGGTGTCGGCGATCCACGGCCGCTCGGGCGACGCCCGGGAGTGGATGCGCAACCTGCGCGCCCGCGCCTCCGACGGCGTCATCCTCGTCACCTCGGCCCTCGAACCCACCCTGCACGAGCAGTTGCGCATCCTGGGCGTCCCGCTGGTCGTCGTCGACCCGATGGGCTCCCCCGCCGTCGACACCCCGACCATCGGCGCCGCCAACTGGGCGGGCGGCCTGGCGGCCACCGAGCATCTGCTGTCGCTGGGCCACCGAAGGATCGGCCTGATCGCCGGCCCGCCCCGGCTGCTGTGCTCCCGCGCCCGCTACGACGGCTACCGGGCCGCTCTGGAGGCGGCCGGTCTCACCGTCGACGAGACCCTCGTCGTGCCGGGCGACTTCCGCCCCGAGTCGGGCTTCACCGGCTGCACCGCCCTGCTCGGTCTGCCCGAACCGCCGACCGCCGTGTTCGCGGCCAGCGACCAGATGGCGCTCGGCGCGATCGAGGCGCTGCGTCGGCGCGGCCTGCGGGCCCCGGAGGACATGAGCGTGGTCGGTTTCGACGACCTTCCGGAAGTCCGCTGGTCCGCCCCGCCGTTGACCACCGTCCGCCAGCCCCTCGCCGACATGGGCAAACTCGCCGCCCGCACCGTCCTGAGCCTGGCCCGCGGCGAGCGCCCCGACTCGCCGCGGGTGGAACTGGGCACGGAGCTGGTGGTCCGCTCGAGCACCGCGCCGCCTCGCGGCGCTAGCTGA
- a CDS encoding endo-1,4-beta-xylanase has translation MPSTAARTRLRLAGALAAVLVASGVATGPAAQAHEGPAHGKPRTTLADLAQRHGRYFGSATDNPELTDTAYTKILGEEFDMITPGNGMKWYATEPQQGVFDWTAGDEIVDLARDHHQKVRAHTLVWHSQLPGWLTGKEWTADELRAVLKNHIQTEVRHYRGKVYAWDVVNEAFNEDGTYRETVFYKTLGPGYIADALRWAHQADPKAKLYLNDYNIEAVGPKSDAYYALAKELKARRVPLDGIGLQAHLALQYGYPTTLEDNLRRFSRLGLDTALTEVDVRMLLPATDEKLAQQADWYRDMTEACLEVRRCVGITVWDYTDKYSWIPAFFPGQGAALPWDEQLAPKPAYQAIREALS, from the coding sequence ATGCCCAGCACCGCCGCCCGCACCCGGCTCAGACTCGCCGGCGCCCTCGCAGCCGTCCTGGTCGCCTCCGGTGTCGCCACCGGACCGGCCGCTCAGGCGCACGAGGGCCCGGCGCACGGAAAGCCGCGCACCACCCTCGCCGACCTCGCGCAGCGCCACGGCCGCTACTTCGGCAGCGCCACCGACAACCCCGAACTCACCGACACCGCCTATACGAAGATCCTGGGCGAGGAGTTCGACATGATCACCCCGGGCAACGGCATGAAGTGGTACGCCACCGAGCCGCAGCAGGGCGTCTTCGACTGGACGGCCGGCGACGAGATCGTCGACCTCGCGCGCGACCACCACCAGAAGGTCCGCGCCCACACCCTCGTCTGGCACAGCCAGCTGCCCGGCTGGCTGACCGGCAAGGAGTGGACGGCGGACGAGCTGCGGGCCGTCCTGAAGAACCACATCCAGACCGAGGTGCGCCACTACCGGGGCAAGGTCTACGCCTGGGACGTCGTCAACGAGGCGTTCAACGAGGACGGCACCTACCGCGAGACGGTCTTCTACAAGACGCTCGGCCCGGGTTACATCGCCGACGCCCTGCGATGGGCCCACCAGGCCGACCCGAAGGCGAAGCTCTACCTCAACGACTACAACATCGAGGCCGTCGGCCCGAAGAGTGACGCCTACTACGCCCTGGCCAAGGAGCTGAAGGCCCGGCGCGTCCCGCTCGACGGCATCGGCCTCCAGGCGCATCTCGCCCTCCAGTACGGCTATCCGACGACGCTGGAGGACAACCTCCGCCGCTTCTCACGGCTCGGCCTGGACACCGCGCTCACCGAGGTCGACGTACGGATGCTGCTGCCCGCGACCGACGAGAAGCTGGCCCAACAGGCCGACTGGTACCGGGACATGACCGAGGCGTGCCTAGAGGTGCGGCGGTGCGTCGGCATCACGGTCTGGGACTACACCGACAAGTATTCGTGGATCCCGGCGTTCTTCCCCGGCCAGGGCGCGGCGCTGCCCTGGGACGAGCAGCTCGCGCCGAAGCCGGCCTACCAGGCGATCCGGGAGGCGCTCAGCTAG
- a CDS encoding carbohydrate ABC transporter permease, translating into MAVPLGYAVLSGFKSTDQLSRNPIGLPDPWVTSNYTDILGSGSFWQLVGSSTLIAAGTTVVVVAVSALAAFSFARFAFRGREMLFTLFTMGLMFPFAVAALPLFLLLRSMHLLDNPLGVILPQAAFGLPMTIVVLRGFFREIPAELEEAATLDGCGPLTFFWRILLPMARPALGTVSVLAVVGSWNNFLLPLLVFNEPTWWTIPIGVQQFQGQYSAEYARVFAYLVLAMVPALAFYSVAERQLVGGLAAGATKG; encoded by the coding sequence ATGGCCGTACCGCTCGGCTACGCCGTGCTGTCCGGCTTCAAGTCCACCGACCAGCTCTCCCGCAACCCCATCGGCCTGCCCGACCCCTGGGTCACCTCCAACTACACGGACATCCTCGGCTCCGGCTCCTTCTGGCAGCTCGTCGGCAGCAGTACGCTCATCGCGGCCGGTACGACCGTGGTGGTCGTCGCGGTGTCCGCGCTGGCCGCGTTCTCCTTCGCCCGGTTCGCCTTCCGCGGCCGGGAGATGCTGTTCACCCTGTTCACGATGGGGCTGATGTTCCCCTTCGCGGTGGCGGCGCTGCCCCTGTTCCTGCTGCTGCGCTCGATGCACCTGCTGGACAACCCGCTCGGCGTGATCCTGCCGCAGGCCGCGTTCGGGCTGCCGATGACCATCGTCGTCCTGCGCGGGTTCTTCCGGGAGATCCCCGCAGAGCTGGAGGAGGCGGCCACCCTCGACGGCTGCGGGCCCCTCACGTTCTTCTGGCGGATCCTGCTGCCCATGGCCAGGCCCGCCCTCGGCACGGTCTCCGTGCTCGCCGTGGTCGGCAGCTGGAACAACTTCCTGCTGCCGCTGCTGGTCTTCAACGAGCCCACCTGGTGGACCATCCCGATCGGCGTCCAGCAGTTCCAGGGCCAGTACTCCGCGGAGTACGCGCGCGTCTTCGCCTACCTCGTGCTCGCCATGGTGCCCGCCCTGGCGTTCTACTCCGTCGCCGAGCGCCAGCTCGTCGGCGGTCTCGCCGCCGGCGCCACGAAGGGATGA
- a CDS encoding carbohydrate ABC transporter permease: protein MTSTFLPDKRSGPDVGPPPPSPGSSRSRTRRRARHWLTAVGFQVPALVLFGTLVLLPMLFALYASFFRWGGFGMPDDYIGGDNFTRLFQDPVFLGDLWRCLLLVGLSLVLQLPFALALAVALNQKIRGRAVYRMLFFAPYILSEAITGVLFSMIFAPDDGLADHVLGAIGLDGVGGQWFADPSTVMATLFLVMTWKYFGFHMMLYLAGLQSIPAELTEAALIDGAGPWQRFRNVTLPLLAPTLRISVFLSVIGSIQLFDLVWVVTAGGPDHHSETMAVTMFQYGFKRYQVGYASAISVAMFGISLVFALAYQRFVLRRDLQGATTTMRGGGA from the coding sequence ATGACCTCCACCTTCCTTCCGGACAAGCGCAGCGGCCCGGACGTCGGCCCGCCGCCCCCGTCTCCCGGCTCGAGCCGGAGCCGGACCCGGCGGCGGGCGCGGCACTGGCTCACCGCCGTCGGCTTCCAGGTGCCCGCGCTGGTGCTGTTCGGCACGCTCGTACTGCTGCCGATGCTGTTCGCGCTGTACGCCTCGTTCTTCCGCTGGGGCGGCTTCGGCATGCCCGACGACTACATCGGCGGCGACAACTTCACCCGGCTCTTCCAGGACCCGGTGTTCCTGGGCGACCTGTGGCGCTGTCTGCTCCTGGTCGGGCTCTCGCTCGTCCTTCAGCTGCCGTTCGCGCTCGCCCTCGCGGTCGCGCTCAACCAGAAGATCCGCGGCCGGGCCGTGTACCGGATGCTGTTCTTCGCGCCGTACATCCTCTCCGAGGCGATCACCGGCGTGCTGTTCAGCATGATCTTCGCTCCGGACGACGGGCTCGCCGACCACGTCCTGGGGGCGATCGGTCTGGACGGGGTGGGCGGCCAGTGGTTCGCCGACCCCTCCACCGTCATGGCCACCCTCTTCCTGGTCATGACGTGGAAGTACTTCGGCTTCCACATGATGCTCTACCTGGCCGGACTCCAGTCCATCCCGGCCGAGTTGACGGAGGCCGCCCTGATCGACGGAGCGGGTCCCTGGCAGCGCTTCCGCAACGTCACCCTGCCGCTGCTCGCGCCGACCCTGCGGATCAGCGTCTTCCTGTCGGTCATCGGCTCGATCCAGCTCTTCGACCTGGTGTGGGTGGTCACCGCGGGCGGCCCCGACCACCACTCCGAGACGATGGCCGTGACCATGTTCCAGTACGGCTTCAAGCGCTACCAGGTCGGCTACGCCAGCGCGATCAGTGTGGCCATGTTCGGCATCAGTCTCGTCTTCGCCCTCGCCTACCAGCGGTTCGTGCTCCGCCGGGACCTCCAGGGCGCCACCACGACCATGCGAGGAGGCGGCGCGTGA
- a CDS encoding extracellular solute-binding protein, with product MGDPALSRRGFLAASAAAGLSMTALSACGGDSDGGSSGTTTIEWWNISTTQPTKDVWAGLAKQFEAQNPKVKIKIVQLENDAYKSKMTALTASGKLPDIFHTWGGGVLKQQVDAGLVEDLTERTKEWGDGLLPVAREPYLLDKKTYGVPFDIGMIGFWYNKALFQQAGISAPPTTWSGFLDAVRKLKAAGITPLALAGKEKWPGMYYWAYLAMRTAGVDALSKAGDDKDFTGDGFVQAGQHLQDLVDLKPFQKGFLGAAYSSPTGQAAAVGNGKAAMELMGQWAPVVEADAGKGLGANLGFFPFPAVDGGQGVITEVFGGGGGHALRKDAPQAAVDFLKFFATAATDTELVKKTGVLPVVPAAESAIADPNIKAVQAQLKAATGFQLYLDQAYAPALGQEVNDSVAALIAGSKSPQQVTESITKVAKEEQ from the coding sequence ATGGGCGACCCGGCACTCTCCCGCCGCGGCTTTCTGGCGGCCTCCGCCGCGGCCGGTCTGAGCATGACGGCACTGAGCGCCTGCGGCGGCGACTCGGACGGAGGGTCGTCGGGGACGACCACCATCGAGTGGTGGAACATCTCCACCACCCAGCCGACCAAGGACGTCTGGGCCGGTCTCGCCAAGCAGTTCGAGGCCCAGAACCCCAAGGTGAAGATCAAGATCGTGCAGTTGGAGAACGACGCCTACAAGTCGAAGATGACGGCGCTGACCGCCTCCGGGAAGCTGCCCGACATCTTCCACACGTGGGGCGGCGGTGTCCTGAAGCAGCAGGTCGACGCCGGGCTCGTCGAGGACCTCACGGAGAGGACGAAGGAGTGGGGCGACGGCCTGCTCCCGGTCGCCCGCGAGCCCTACCTGCTCGACAAGAAGACCTACGGCGTCCCGTTCGACATCGGCATGATCGGGTTCTGGTACAACAAGGCGCTCTTCCAGCAGGCCGGGATCAGCGCGCCCCCCACCACCTGGAGCGGCTTCCTCGACGCGGTGCGCAAACTGAAGGCGGCCGGGATCACCCCGCTCGCGCTGGCGGGCAAGGAGAAGTGGCCCGGCATGTACTACTGGGCGTACCTCGCGATGCGCACCGCCGGTGTCGACGCCCTGAGCAAGGCCGGGGACGACAAGGACTTCACCGGGGACGGGTTCGTCCAGGCCGGACAGCACCTCCAGGACCTCGTCGACCTCAAGCCGTTCCAGAAGGGCTTCCTCGGCGCCGCCTACTCCAGCCCCACCGGCCAGGCCGCCGCAGTCGGCAACGGCAAGGCGGCGATGGAACTCATGGGCCAGTGGGCGCCGGTGGTGGAGGCCGACGCGGGCAAGGGGCTCGGGGCGAACCTCGGCTTCTTCCCGTTCCCTGCGGTCGACGGCGGCCAGGGCGTGATCACCGAGGTGTTCGGCGGAGGCGGCGGGCACGCCCTGCGCAAGGACGCTCCGCAGGCGGCCGTCGACTTCCTGAAGTTCTTCGCCACCGCCGCCACGGACACCGAACTGGTCAAGAAGACCGGGGTGCTGCCCGTCGTACCGGCCGCCGAGAGCGCCATCGCCGACCCCAACATCAAGGCCGTACAGGCCCAGTTGAAGGCCGCCACCGGCTTCCAGCTCTACCTCGACCAGGCCTATGCGCCGGCCCTCGGCCAGGAGGTCAACGACAGCGTCGCCGCCCTCATCGCCGGGTCCAAGTCGCCTCAGCAGGTCACCGAGTCGATCACCAAGGTCGCGAAGGAAGAGCAGTAA